A genome region from Camelina sativa cultivar DH55 chromosome 10, Cs, whole genome shotgun sequence includes the following:
- the LOC104720079 gene encoding uncharacterized protein LOC104720079 produces the protein MSMAIKFFTLFFFFLFVESSTAKNIQSEFFYKVGDDGRLTLRTPHELSGNEYVHMFVRKMEDLQREADEKYPLWKSTNYLERSLFLLKKAQEFVELWDERRKSQISGNSYLYLALRNKVQCDLWPVLYDYCRQSEGTNILTYMMYDFCRQSEGANLLKYMTYSLSPEAANGLVPPLINYSSPCFPVSRIPSSSSGKVFMMITEVHGIRVDRRLCTALERKSEKRSICGTM, from the exons ATGTCTATGGCCATAAAGTTCTTcacccttttcttcttcttccttttcgtTGAATCATCCACCGCAAAAAATATCCAGAGTGAGTTTTTCTATAAGGTCGGCGACGATGGAAGACTAACACTGAGGACACCACATGAATTATCAGGGAACGAATATGTCCATATGTTTGTAAGGAAGATGGAAGATTTGCAACGTGAAGCAGACGAGAAATACCCGCTCTGGAAATCTACAAATTACTTGGAGcgatctttgtttcttctgaaGAAAGCTCAGGAATTTGTTGAGCTTTGGGACGAGCGGCGGAAGAGCCAAATTTCGGGAAACTCATATCTATACCTTGCCTTGCGCAACAAGGTTCAATGTGACTTGTGGCCTGTACTCTATGATTACTGTCGTCAATCTGAGGGCACAAATATCTTGACGTACATGATGTATGATTTTTGTCGTCAATCTGAGGGTGCAAATCTCCTCAAGTACATGACATATAGCCTCAGTCCAGAAGCTGCAAATGGTTTAGTTCCTCCATTGATTAATTATTCTAGTCCATGTTTCCCAGTTAG CCGAATACCGTCAAGCTCAAGCGGTAAAGTTTTCATGATGATAACAGAGGTTCACGGGATTAGAGTTGATAGACGATTGTGCACTGCCTTGGAACGCAAGTCGGAGAAGAGGAGTATTTGTGGTACAATGTGA